In Pseudomonadota bacterium, the genomic window ATGCCTTGTTTGTACTGAGTGCATTGACCAATCTGTACCTGGCGCGGCGACGATTGCGATGCCCGACATAGGATTGGTGCGCCTGATAAACCGCAACGGCGCACAAAACGGCTAGAAAACGGCCCATGTTGAGCCGAATACTGCCTGCAAACGCTCCTTATGATGAAAAACACAAACATATTGAATCGGCCGTGCTGGTTTGCATAACTTATTCAGACGTTCCCTAATATTTGTATCGCGGTAGGCCATGCGTTTGCCTTTGTCGGTGCGGGTATGGTCGGTGGCAAGTGGTTTGGCTGGGGACGCTTTGGTTTCATGTTTGCCCTGGTACAGGCCGCAGGGGCATTCGGCTCATTCTTTAATCAGAATGTAACACGCTACATTGTGGAAGATTACGGCTGGTCATTCAGCCTGAATGCCATTGCCGTCATCATCCTGGCCATTTCTATTCTGATGTTGCTTTTTATGCGCGAGCCGCGGCTGCCTGATCTGGAAAAACCGCAATGGACAGGTACAAAACAGCTTTTGAGCGAGGTATTGAAATCCCTGAGGCATATTGTGGTGCGCCCCCACCTGTGGCTCAACTCGGTTCATGCTGGTATGACCTTCGGCGTGCACCTCAGCGTCAGCCTTGTATGGGGCCCGATTTTTTTGGCCGAAACCGGCATGACTGTTTTTGAAGCCGTTGCCATTTCCAGCTTTGCTTTTCTGGGTTTGTTGTTTGGCGCGCCCTTGTGGGTGTGGACTTCTGAGCGGATAAAAAGGAACAAGCCCCTGGCGGTGATCCCTGCCATTTTCCATGCTGCGCTGCTCGCTTACGTCATTCTTGATCCGTCCATGGCCAGCAAGACGACCTTCTTCTTCATTGGTTTGTTTGCGGCGAGTACCGCGATGAATTACCCAATCGCCGGCAGCCTGGTTCCTGAATCACTGGTCGGCACCTCCAGCGCATTTGTCAATACCATGCAGTTTTTCTGGACGGGTGTTTTGATGGCAATACCGGGGCTGGCACTTTCCGGCGCCGGTATCTGGGCCACACTCGTCGGCACAACGGGTATCGATGCCGCTGCCCCTACTGTCGCTGATTTTCAATCAGCCATGATGTTGCTGGTTTATGCGGTTGCTATCGGAGTTGTCGCCGCCCTGTTGACCAAAGAGTCTTTCCCTTCGGAAAAAAATGCTAAAGACAGAGCAGAAGTCACTATTTAAGAGGGTAAATAGCCATGCTAGATAATGTCGACCTACTGTTTACCGGGGCAGACCTGTATACCTTAAATGAAGATCAACCGGTGATTCGTAACGGTGCGATTGCCGTTGTTGGCAACAGCATCACCGCCATCGGACCTGCCGCTGAGGTAGCCGCAAGCTGTGGAAAAGTTAAACACACCGTTGATTGTTCTGGCACTTTGATAATGCCGGGTTTAATTGATGCTCACAGCCATCAGTTTCAGCTCTTAGGCAGAACCCTGGGTGATGGCATGTCTTTACTGCCATGGTTGTCGAACTTCATGCTGCCGCTGGCAGCCGCGCTGGATGCAAAAAACGCTCTGGCAGCGGTTGAATTATCTGCGCTGAACTCGGCGCTTTCCGGCACCACGTCAGTGGTTGATAATCACTATGGGCCAGTGGATGAAGCAACCACTATCGCGGTCGCAAAAACCATGGAGCGTGTTGGTATTCGCGGCGCGGTTGCGCGCGGTACATTCGGCCCGATGGTTGAGGGAGGGCGGCGCATGAACAGTGATGAGCGGCTCTTCAGATACAGTGTAAAAGAAGAGCTTGAAATTACTGAGGCTTGTTTAAAGCAGCAACCGGCCAGCAGTTTGGTGCAAATCTGGCCCACGCCTGAAAATGTCGTCTATCTCGACAAAGAGTTGATGCAGGCCTGCCTGGAGTTGGCAGAACGCTATGATGTCAGCTGGCATTCTCATCTGAGTGAATCCAAATTTGAGGTTGAAATCCACGAATCGATTCACGGCCAGCGACCGGTTAAGTGGTTGCACGACAACGGCATCCTCAGTGACAGAACAACTTTTGCGCATGGCATCTGGCTGGATGAAGAAGAAATCGAACTACTGGGTAATGCGAAATCCACGATTATTCATAACCCTGTCTCCAATCAGTTTCTGGCATCGGGAATCATAAAGCTGGGGCCGCTACTGCGCGCCGGAGTGAATGTTACCCTAGGCACCGACGGTGTCGCGGTGGCGGGTCAGGACATGTTTGAGTCGATGAAGTCAGCACAGATGCTGCAACATTTGCGTGAATACGATGCTGAGTCTACAAGTGCTGAACTCATGCTGGACCTCGCTTGTCGTAACGGTGGACAAATGTTGAGAAAGAATGTCGGGGTGTTGAAAGCAGGTGCATTAGCCGATTTTATTTCTGTCGATTTACGCGGTCCCCACAACCAGCCCGCTACCAGAGCGGTCTGCTGCCTGACCAGTTCTGTGCGTGGTTCTGACGTCTGCCACGTTGTGGTCGATGGGCAACATATCGTTTCTGAGGGGCGCTCCACCAGGATCGATGAAGAGAAAGTGATTGCCGATGCTTTGCAGGCCACGCAGCAGATTATCAAGAAGGCTGGCATTACGGAGCTGGTTCGGGCGTGGAAAAATCCCGGACATCACTATTCCCGCAAAGACCGGGCCATCGAGTCCTGATTTCTCAACAATGAATTGAACAGGGCCGTGCCCTTATGATGGGTTAGAGCCTATCTCAGAATCCCGCGCGTGCTGTGTTGACCCCCAGAGGTGCGCTGGGTAGGCCCGAAGGCGCAGCCAATAGCAACGCTATTGGCAAGTCGAGAACACCGCCAGCGCACCTCTGGGGCCAACCCGAAGGGCCGGCCGCTCGTGATTCTGAGATAGGTTCTAATTAAATAAGTAGCCCACAACTTTCTTCAATTTTCAATCAGGCTGACAGCGTGGCTCAACCAGAGATGATGGGGTCGCCTCGGTGCACCACCTTCGACATCGACAGCTTCTGAAATGAGCGCATCAGCGGTGGTACGCTCGCTAGGTGACTCGTGGCCTTGGCAATTACCCATTCACGATCAACATAACATCCAACAACTCAAGATGATGGCGGTTACGTGGAAATCTTGCTGATCGGCTCGCTGATGATCACCGGGCTGATGCTCGGCGTACTGGGCAGCTACCTCTTTCATGTGCCCCGCGTGGTCGGGTACATACTCGCAGGCGTACTGTTCGCACCCGATTTTCTGGGTGGCCCGTTAGGGATTGAAGCCAACGAATGGACCCAGTCGATTGTTGCCGTCACCCTCGGAATCATCGCTTATCTGATCGGCGGGGCTGCCACCATCTCGCAGTTGCGCCAACTCGGCTGGATGATCGTCAGCGCCACACTGGGCAAGGTCAGCGGTAGCTTTGTGGCAGTGTTGGTAGGCTTTACGCTCTTGGGCACAACCGTTGCCGATGTGCCCGCCTGGACGCTGGCCTTACTGCTTGCCGCGATTGCCACCACCACCGCTCCCGGCGCCATTATGGCCATTATTCACCAATATCGGGCCACCGGCCCGCTCACCACTGCGCTGCTGGCCATGGTCGCGCTTGACGATGCGCTGGCGCTGGTGATTTTCTCGCTGGTACTGGCAGCCATTGAAAGCACCGGTTTTGTCTCCGCGATTCCAATGGTCATCTGGGAAATCGTTGCGGCAATCGGCCTGGGGACGGCTGGCGGCTATGTGTTAGAGCGCGGCGCTCGCTACCTGCCAGAGCAGGAGTTAAAGCTGGTGGCCTTGCTGGGTGTCATCATCCTGCTCACCGGGCTGGCTGACGCCTGGCATTTTTCACCGCTGCTGGCCGCGATGGCGCTTGGTTTTTCCACCCGAATGTTCGCTGGCGCGCATTCCGAGCCCCTGTTTCGGCCACTTGAGCAGCTTCAGGAAGTGGTCTATGTACTGTTCTTCACCCTTGCCGGGCTGCATTTCGCGCCTGCGGTGGTGTTCAGTCACGCCGGGCTGATTGTGTTGTATTTTCTACTCAGGGCGGGCGGACAAATTGTCGGTGCGATGATCGGCGCGCAACTTGCGGGTGCGCCACGAGTGATCAGCCATAATGTGGGCCTGATCATGCTACCTCAGGGAGGTGTGGCCATCGGTATGGCACTGATGCTCACCGGAGTGCCAAGCCTTGAGGATTCCGCGCTGCTGATCATCAATATCGTCACCGCCACCACGCTGCTGACCGAAACCTTTGGTGCAGTGGCCACACGTTTTGGGCTGTCGAGAGCCGGTGAACTCGGTCAGGCTGCTGAAACCACCAAAACGTAAGGAGTCCACATGAAGATCAGTGAATGGCTCAAAACTCATCCGGTCAAACCATTGACCGTCGCCGGCGACTGCAGTCTTCAGCACGCTGCACGCTTGCTGTTGGATGACCCCGAAGGGCGTGATCTGTTTGTTCTGGACGCCGAAGGGCAGGTCTGCGGGCATCTGGGTTTCTGGCATGTGGCCACCCTGCTGTTGGCCAAGATGCACCCCACGCTCAGCCTGCGTGAACTGATCGAGCGGATCACATTGGGTAGCGTGGCTGATCATATGGATGATCAAGTGATGTGTGCCGGAATCGATGAGGATATTGACGACATTCTGTATCAGCATGACCTGTTCCAGGAGCACCTGGACCGTCGTGTCGAGGACATCCCGGTTGTCGATGGGCAGCGTCGTCTGCTAGGGGTGATTCGTTTATCCGATTTATTGCGCGATGCCATCAGTAAAGATAACGGCACCCTCACCGATGAGCCTGAGGGTGACCGCAAATCGGACTGACGCCGGCAAGGCGGTGACCGGTTCGACCCGGCGGCGCAGCTGTTGTGTCCACCGCCGAATGCTGCGATAGCCTTGTACTCGGCAGCGGCCAGGCGTACAGCCATCGTTGCAACGCGTGACTAAAACAAGGTCGCCGATAGAGTGAATAGTGAGGTTCCTCAAGAAAAACAGGAGATCCCGTGAAAAAAGTAATGAAAGGCGTCCCCTCGCATCTGCGCGCAAACGCGTGTGTATTCCGGACAAGGTTAGATCCATGATGCCTATTCGTATACACGCCATGCTCGCGTTCGCAATAGTGCTTCTAGCGTCCGCCGCGAACGTTTCCGCGCAAGGCCGGCCTCCGCCACCGGCTGTCGTCGTAGCTAAGGTCTCGGCGCAGGCGATTTCCGATCCGGATCGCTTCAGCGGAATCGTTGAGGCGATCCAGGAAGTCGATATCATCGCGCGGGTGCAGGGCTTCATTGACGAGATCGCGTTCGAGGCAGGTGATCAGGTCTCTGGGGGCGATGTACTGTTCAGGATCGAGTCCGCGCTGTATGCGGCTGCGGTCGCCGGTGCCGAGGCACGACTGGCGCAGGCTGAAGCTCAGCTACTGAACGCCAACCAGGAGCTTTCTCGCCAGCAGAGCTTGCGGGAACGCGAAGTTGCCGCGCAGTCTACTCTGGAAGCTGCGGTTGCGGCACAGGCTGTGGCCAGGGCCGGCGTAGAGATCGCCGTGGCCAGTCTCGA contains:
- a CDS encoding MFS transporter; the protein is MQTFPNICIAVGHAFAFVGAGMVGGKWFGWGRFGFMFALVQAAGAFGSFFNQNVTRYIVEDYGWSFSLNAIAVIILAISILMLLFMREPRLPDLEKPQWTGTKQLLSEVLKSLRHIVVRPHLWLNSVHAGMTFGVHLSVSLVWGPIFLAETGMTVFEAVAISSFAFLGLLFGAPLWVWTSERIKRNKPLAVIPAIFHAALLAYVILDPSMASKTTFFFIGLFAASTAMNYPIAGSLVPESLVGTSSAFVNTMQFFWTGVLMAIPGLALSGAGIWATLVGTTGIDAAAPTVADFQSAMMLLVYAVAIGVVAALLTKESFPSEKNAKDRAEVTI
- a CDS encoding CBS domain-containing protein, whose product is MKISEWLKTHPVKPLTVAGDCSLQHAARLLLDDPEGRDLFVLDAEGQVCGHLGFWHVATLLLAKMHPTLSLRELIERITLGSVADHMDDQVMCAGIDEDIDDILYQHDLFQEHLDRRVEDIPVVDGQRRLLGVIRLSDLLRDAISKDNGTLTDEPEGDRKSD